ttgggattctcaaatctcaatcacctcactaggaccttgcttttcttggcactctcttaggtgtttcttagctgttggaatgagcaaaagtacccccacacacaagtagaggttgtatttataacaccgattGAAAAACGagccgttatgtgcctctgcagggtgaccggacgctccgatcaagttgaccggacgcaccgattagtacaccccgaactctagtggttaagtgttgatcggacgtaggccagcatccggtcagcactgaccggacgcgtccggtcacgttttcccctcactggaaccttactgatgtcgatcggactctggacccccagcgtccggtcaatagccggaacctgatcaacgtccggtcagcattgaccggacgcgtccgatcaggattctccctctctgggaccttactggagtcgaccagacgctggccctcagcgtccagtgacttgacctcgcagcgtccggtcacttccagacgctttcaccttggtcaaatgaactgaccagaccctgagccagcgttcggtcacaccggaggcagcgtccggtcagtatttgaccccccattcacttccaactctcgatcatatgtgaatgaagtttgctccattggatcaaagggctgttttggagctacctagtgctagttttaacaagtgtgcaccacacctaactcactagactcacctaggtcaagctacccgttcataccccccttaatagtacggccaaaggaaaaaaaaaacaaagtcctaaactactctaagtgtctctccaactccaatcgacacttagaactagtccatccttaaccttgtcgtccatcctttgaaaatcaaaacgatttccatcgtaggggcatgacaaccttgattgcccattcgatctccattactgtaacctaacttaattgtttctgcaaaacacatgttagtcacagtaatcacgtattgtcattaatcaccgaaactcaactaggggcctagatgctttcacgtacgttgcaagtatatgttttaagtgtttcagatgtttgacaggtatgttacaagtgtttgatatgaatgttgtaaaagtagatcgggatgttgcaatggctatacacatatgctgcaagtgtctattccaaatgtttcatttgtttttccatacgcatgttgcaagagtgtttatttgatgttgcatatgtttcatacatgtgttgcaagtgtttttatctggatattgcatatgttttgcaatggctttcaagttttttcaggtgtttttacaagtgtttcagatgcatgtttcaagtgttttatttgtcTTCGAACGTgtattgcaaatgtttcatctggatgtttcaaaaggaGATCAGGTGTTACACATGTCGCAATGGCACCGGTGGCTGGCGGACAGTGGCCTGCCGTAGAGCTTCGGCTCCTACCTTGCACAGCGCGCctcgccctctcctctccctccctcccttcccttccctccatctcgCCGCGGCAGTTCAAGCTTGGCGACAGGGCATGGCAAGGAAAGGGGCGTGGCTGGGCGCGGGGGCAACCGGGAACGAGTATGTCGCAGGTGACGTGGTGCAGTTAGCGCTCTCCTTTACGCCAGGATGTGATGGGGCGTGGTGGTGTGCTTGAACGGGAGCAGCGTCTGGACATGTCCTACAattggacgtccgggcgctagctgcCCGTAACTTTGAAGTGAAACTTATTTTTCGCATCCATTACAAGGGTGAACATTCTTCTATATGAAATTATCTATGGAGTGCAAGAATGATGCCATTTGTCCCCGTGGCGAGAACTCGATGTGTCACTTAAAAAGCTTAAAGCCACCCATCCAGCTCCGACGTCGTTGCCGTCGTCCTCCGCCGTTTGTGACCATCATCTCAACATCCGGTCTAACGACCTTCTTCAGGGCTGGCAGTCATCACGGGACCCTTGGTAGCCCCCAATCCTTCCTGCCCTAAATGACAGCGGCAACCGGCAAGCTATGGGCTGGGTCTTTGGGGTCTTGGGCGACACAGATTGCAGTGAAATCACATATGGTCTACAAGATGAGTTCATTTTCATAAGAAAAAcacaaaaaacaaagaaaattTCTTGCGTTCCAAATTAGGCCTTAGTTGCATCCTCGTGTCAGAACATTCTAGCTAGAGCggattgcatgcatgcatgcattgcacCAGGTCCAGGTGGCAATTATGAGtgcatgcatgtgaaaagaaaaaACGTCCGCATGCATGACACCCCCGGGCACCACAGGTTCTCGATTGATTGTTTCACGGCGAAGCATACGCCTCCATCACAAAAATTTCCTCCCATGCATCCCAATGTGACACGTACGAATTCAACGGCGTCCACACAAAATCCTCAGAGGATAACGTTGTGGGCCAGTGATATCGAGTCGCGTCCCGCCACGTGGCGCGCCGGCCGTCGGACCTGTCCTCCCGGGCATTATTGTCAGGTTTCGGCGCCACAGGTATATTGGCTCCGCAGCTAACGACCTGGGGGCTccgcatccatccatccatcagcAAAGCACCACCCAGCTAGCACCACCAGCGGAAAGCAGCAGCGATGGCGGCCTCCATGATCTCGTCGTCAGCTCTGGTGGCGCCGTCCAGGGCGCAGGGCCTGCCGTCCCTCGGCCGCCgcgcctcctccttcgccgtcgTCTGCGGCAccaagaagaagatcaagaccGACAAGCCCTTCGGTGCGTGCCATGCGTTGTTCCTGTGTATCGTTAAGCTGCTCTaattgagtgtgtgtgtgtgtgtgtgtgtgtttggttCTGACTTGTGAGGTGCATGCATGTGGATGTGCAGGGATTGGAGGTGGCCTGACCGTCGATAGGGATGCCTCCGGGAGGAAGGCCAAGGTGAGCACTTAGTTTCTATAGCCACTTTCGTGTCTCGAAAGCCGGCCCCGGTTGGATTTACAACCGGACATATATGTtgttaataattaattaaattcATCAGAGATTTCAAATACACAGTAAGAGCAACGACAACTCCAACGATCTCTCTATATCCTTCCTAATAGGAATAGAGATTTCGGTACGAAATACTACTCTCCAACAACTTTTTTAATTAGTTATCAAAATATAGACATCTCTTGTTTCAGATTTCTCGCTAGCTGAAAATAGAGAGCGAGAATGTCTCTCTACAGCACGCACAGGATGTGAAAAAACTGTTGGAGAGTCGAAAGATgtagaaaatatttttttatgtaAATAGCTctctctaaatgatgatttagagaatgAATGAACTTTAGAAAGACTCTTTTTGATGCCCTATATAAACATTGAGAGAGGCaaaatttgatgcatggttctatAGTTAAGCACACGCATGGCATGATGGATGCAGGGCAAGGGCGTGTACCAGTTCGTCGACAAGTACGGCGCTAACGTCGACGGATACAGGTGAGAGCCGCCCATCATCAGCCCAAATTCAAAATATGCaaatccacatatatatatatatatatatatatatatatatatatatatatatatatatatatatatatatatatatatatatatatatatataagcgctATTCTACATCCTAGGTATAGAATACTATTCTACACCAAACTGTTATACTGAACAGAATTCAATATCGTTCAATAGTCGCGTTTCAGTAGTATTCAGTATTTTTTCCGTGATATTGGGTGTAGTACTGAGTGCCCTGAACGCGATTCAATACTACTCAGTATTTTTTTCTGCTCAGTTTTGTCTTGTGGTGTAGAATAATATTCTACACCTAGGACATAGAATAGAGTATAGAGGCACGAGTACATAACTGTGTGAATGTTATATTAATTAGTAGTTGATTCGACTGTGTTTTTGGCAATCAATTTGCAGCCCAATCTACAACGAGAATGATTGGTCTCCTAGCGGCGACGTCTACGTCGGTGGTAAGTGTCTGATTTATGGATTAAAGTTTAAGAGGTGTCTCATCGGATGTTATATGGGGTGTTATATGgagtgtttagatactaataaaaaacaaattatagaatccgtcggtaatccacgagacgaatttattaaacctaattaatctatctttagcacatgtttactgtaacaccatattgttaaatcatggactaattaggcttaaaaattcgtctcgcaaattaatctcaatctgtgtatttagtttcataattagtttatatttaatacttcatgcatgtatcaaacatccgatggaacaaccgctaaagtttaggaggtgaaaccaaacaccccctaattctATACTCACTTGTCCAGAATAATACAGTGCTCATACAAGCAAGTAGCTATATATCCTTTCTAGCCAGGCCATGCATGTATACAACATGAACTTTTTTACTATGGTTGGGGAGGCGTCAGGAAGCGTTAGCTGTGTCAATGATTAATGGGCCTATATGAGGGAAGGTGTTGAGAGGCGTCAATGAGGGAGGCGTCGGGAGGCGTTGGATGTGTCTATCGTCGGTGGGCCCATATGCGCCATAACGCCTTCCAACGCCTCCAAAGTTGAGAGGATTAGGACTTTAAATAAAAGAGTGACAATTTCTTTTTCGTAGTTATTTATTTTAATCAAGGATAAAATGGTAAATCCATTGTA
This DNA window, taken from Miscanthus floridulus cultivar M001 chromosome 13, ASM1932011v1, whole genome shotgun sequence, encodes the following:
- the LOC136502084 gene encoding photosystem II 10 kDa polypeptide, chloroplastic-like, with amino-acid sequence MAASMISSSALVAPSRAQGLPSLGRRASSFAVVCGTKKKIKTDKPFGIGGGLTVDRDASGRKAKGKGVYQFVDKYGANVDGYSPIYNENDWSPSGDVYVGGTTGLLIWAITLAGLLGGGALLVYNTSALSG